The Candidatus Dormiibacterota bacterium DNA segment GAAGCCAGCTCACCTTCAATCGGTAGCTTCGCGGCCCTGGCCTTGAGCTGCTGCATCAGCTGGTCGTCGACTTTGACCGCCTCGCGTGGCGGTTCTACCCCGGCCGGGTGCGTCCCGGCAAAAAAGATCTGCTTTGCTTTCATGCCCGTCTACTCCATCCTGCGCCCTATTTCGCGGATGTCAACTCTTGATCTATTTGTGCACGGCGGATCACGGATCGCGCGACCCGCGCGGCAACGACATCGGCCTGGCTGAACGCGCAGAATTGAACTCATGTCGCGACAAGAGGTTGACGAGTATTTGGCGAATCTGGATGAGCCCAAACGGACTGCCTTGCAGCAGCTGCGGGAGACCATTCACAGCATCGTTCCCGAAGCGGAGGAGGGCATCTCCTATGGGATGCCGGCGTACCGGCTCCGGGGCAAGGTCATAGCTGGGTTCGCCGCGTTCAAGAACCACCTCAGCTACCTGCCGCACAGTGGTTCGGTATTTGCGGAGATACCTGATGACGTTGCCGGGTACGTGACGTCCAAAGGTGCATTGCAGTTTCCGATCGAGCGGCCACTTCCCAAGGCTCTCGTCAAGAAGCTAATCGCCATCCGTCTCAGGCAGGTCGGTCAGCGCTAATCGGATCGAGCGGTTACGGCAGCCACAAGCGGTTCAGAAAGGCGGTCGCTGATTTCGTCGGAGACCTCAAGGTGGGAAAGTTCCGAAAAGGGTCTTGGGGTGAAGGGCATTCGGGGTGCCGAGCCCTCCATCGCGGCCGGCGTCGGGTGCGGAGCGGTGCTGGGCGCCGGCGCGCTGCTGCTCCGCCCGCGCGCAATGGACTAAACGGGACCATCGGCTGGAAGTTCATTGGCGCGAACGATCGAATCGTCGCCATGCTGCTGGTTGGGATGTGATCGCAACCGTCGCCTGGCCAGCGCGAGGGGATGGCTAAGGGACTACGCAAGCTCCTTGACGCGGGTGCCCGCCGTCGTCTCCCTTGCCAGGAAATCGACAACGGCCTTGAGGTCGCCGGTCGTTTTGAAATGGCGCAGCTGGCGGTCGGCGCTCGTGCCCTCTTCGAGCACGGTTGTCACATAGGCGACGGCCGTTCGCGATCCTAGATCGTCAACCACGTCGTCCACAAAGTCCAGCAGCTCAAGGGCAAGATCGCGCATTGGTACCTCGCACTGCCTCCCGAAGTCGATCAGCTTGCCGTCAATCCCGTGGCGGATGGCGCGCCACTTGTTCTCAGTGATAAGGCTGGGCACGTACTTCCGGAAGCCGAGGTTCTGGCGACGCAGCTTGATGAGCTTGGCGCAAATCGCCTGAAAGAGCGCGGCAAGCATCAGAGTCTCTTCCACTCTCGTGGCGGCGTCGCACACCCTGAACTCGAGGGTCGGATAAATGACGTGCGGCCGCACATCCCACCAAATCTTCCGGCCATTGTCGATGCTGCCGGTCTTCACGAGGAGCTCGACGTAGTTCTCGAATTCGTCCCAGGAGGCAAAGTCCGGTGGGATGCCGGTCCGCGGGAAGCTCGACCAGATGACGTGGCGATAGGACTTGAGACCAGTGTTCCTCGACAGCCAGAAGGGACTGGATGTCGAGAGCGCCAGCATGTGGGGCAGGAAATAGCGAGCCTCGTTCATGATCGCGATCCGCACGTCGCGGTCTGGAATGCCGATGTGGACGTGGACCGCAAAGATAAGCAGGTCCCGGATGACGTCCTGCATCTCCTCCTCCAGGACTTTGTACCGTTCCCGTTGGGTAACCTGTTGCTCCTGCCAACGCGAAAAAGGATGCGTGCCGGCGGAAACAATGCGCAAGCCGGCTGGTCGCAGGTACGATGCGATGGCACCCCGCAACCGTATGATCTCGTCCCGTGCTTCGTTAATGTCGTTGCAGATGCGCGTGCCGACCTCGACAACCGATTGCAGCATCTCTGGCTTGATCTGTTCACCCAGCTCCGGTGTTGCCTGCTCCATCAAGACCTCGATGTGAGACTTGAGCTGCCCCTGCGGGTCGACGATCTGGAACTCCTCCTCGATCCCGATGGTGAGCCAGCGCGCCTCGTCGCTCACTGCTCGCCTTCGACGACGTAGCTCGGGGCAACGCTCCCGTCCCCGGCCGTGACGTTCAACAGCTCGGAAGAAGACAGCCGGCTCAGGCAGCCGGAGACCCGGCCATTGAAAAGATAGGGATCCATGTCCATGGCGAAGTCGATGTAGCGGATCGTTCCCAGCACGACAGGGAATAGCTGACGAGGGATCGGCACCGCCTCCTGCACGACGTACGACTCCTCGAGTGCCTTCTGCACGGTTCGCTGCCACTCCTCCCGGGGGACGGCCCAGCCGAGCACCACGCCTTTGCCGCCGTACTCGTCGTTGGGCTTCAGCACCAGCTCTTCAGGATGACCGGCAACGTACTGCGGCAGGTCGTCAATCCGGTTGCCGTTCCGTCGGGTCGACCCGGCGCGCATCTTGCGTGTCCATGGTATGTGCCGGTCGATGGCTCGGCGCTGCGGGGCTGTGTACAGGTGCGCGTAGCGGTCGTCCGAGAGCAGCGCGAGCGACATCTTCTTGTGCAGCAGCTTGGCTCGGAAACTGTTCAACACGCAGGCCGCGCCGGCCAGGTAGGCATCCCTCAGCGCCCGGCTCTCCTGTCCACGCTCCAACAGCTCGCTTGTGAGCACCCGCCGGTACACCAGGTTCACCGGCTGGCCATCGGCGTAAAGGGTTCCGCCGCGAAACTCGAGCGCCAGCGGGTCGGCGATGATCGTTCGGATACCGCGCGCGGTAAAGAAGTCTCGAAACAGCTCGAACTCGCGTGAGGTCGGCAACCCGCGCCAGTCGATGATCGCGACCACTGGCGTTCTGGCCCGGCCCCACTCCTTGAAGCCGCGCAGCATGGCGCCGAGCTGACGCGACCGGAGCGGCAGCGCTCGCAGCCGGAACCGTTTTCGGAAGGCCCGCATGACCGGCAGTCGCTCGAAGATCGCGATCAGCTCATCGTTGTAGGCCATCCCCCCCGGCGACTCGGCGTTGTATTCCACATAGCGGAGGCGGTCACTGTAGAAACCGTCGATCCGGGAGGAGGTCGAGGACGAGTCGCAACCCCGATCCGCCAAAGCCAGCCGCTCCTCATCGGGGCGAAGGTCAAGCTCAGCCCTCAGCGTCGCATCCTCTATTAATGCGCGCTCCAGCCGCGCGAGAGCTCCAAAGATCACGTGCGAGGCGGCCACCGCGGCGTCGTAATGGCGGCGGGGGATCAGCTGCGGTCGCAGCGTGATCGAAACCGGACGGTCACCGAATACCAGCCGGCGCGCCCGCTGGCCCTCGTGCAACGCCTCGGCACTCCCTTGCGCGATCCGCTCGTCCTCGAGCAGGTTGTGGTAGGTGGCGACCGGGTCGTTCATTTCACGTAGTGCCACCAGCGGTGCTCGCCACGCCAGGGCGGTGTCGTCTGCCCACGCGCATAGCCGAGTACCAGCGCCGTCATCTGGTCGACCACCCATTCAAAGCTGTCTTGCTTGATCGAGACGCGGTCGAAGTCGGGCGCGGGGTTCAGGAAGTCGATGGCATAGAGCGTGCCGTCCCGGACGGCGAACTCCACCGTGTCCATGTCGTAACCAAGCGCCTGGGTCAGCGTGCGGGCATCACGGGCGGCCGCCTCGGCCAGAGCGCCATCGACACGACCTTCATACCGATTCAGTCCTTCGTTCTTGGGGTTATAGCGGATGGGCAGGATGTGC contains these protein-coding regions:
- a CDS encoding DUF1801 domain-containing protein; its protein translation is MSRQEVDEYLANLDEPKRTALQQLRETIHSIVPEAEEGISYGMPAYRLRGKVIAGFAAFKNHLSYLPHSGSVFAEIPDDVAGYVTSKGALQFPIERPLPKALVKKLIAIRLRQVGQR
- a CDS encoding carboxylate-amine ligase, whose translation is MSDEARWLTIGIEEEFQIVDPQGQLKSHIEVLMEQATPELGEQIKPEMLQSVVEVGTRICNDINEARDEIIRLRGAIASYLRPAGLRIVSAGTHPFSRWQEQQVTQRERYKVLEEEMQDVIRDLLIFAVHVHIGIPDRDVRIAIMNEARYFLPHMLALSTSSPFWLSRNTGLKSYRHVIWSSFPRTGIPPDFASWDEFENYVELLVKTGSIDNGRKIWWDVRPHVIYPTLEFRVCDAATRVEETLMLAALFQAICAKLIKLRRQNLGFRKYVPSLITENKWRAIRHGIDGKLIDFGRQCEVPMRDLALELLDFVDDVVDDLGSRTAVAYVTTVLEEGTSADRQLRHFKTTGDLKAVVDFLARETTAGTRVKELA